A genomic stretch from Setaria viridis chromosome 1, Setaria_viridis_v4.0, whole genome shotgun sequence includes:
- the LOC117851260 gene encoding riboflavin biosynthesis protein PYRR, chloroplastic isoform X1 has translation MPPPPPPPHLRGVAPAPVAAAPSFLRLPVHTRLRVPAPRAAAASPVPASHSPHEHDADLLSRAADVADRSAGLTSPHPNFGCVIARPQRENDSAESFVVGEGFLYAQGTPCAELLAAQEAGEHARGATAYLNLEPGDCYGDSTAIGSLVQAGIARVVVGLRHPLKHLRGKAIQALRSEGIQVDVVGEDLQTKPFEGALKSCLTVNAPLLYRAAFNVPFSVLKYAMTADGKIAASSGHASWVSGKASRGRVFELRGRSDAVIVGGNTVRFDDPRLTARHVKGHVPVRIVMSQSLNLPEEANLWNVNEAYTIVATQRGARRDFQKKLAMKGVEVVEFDMLNPRDVMSYCYDRGYLSVLWECGGTLAASAISASVIHKVCAFVAPKIVGGVNAPTPVGELGMSQMTQAISFIDVTYEQIDRDMLISGFIQPIPDLSPVIPSVDKIPSIDPEVSPYETDIISFYKTWDTFGAFSNFSSHPIHMPDDNGDYFTWPTVEHYYQAHKFVGVDNPQARTIIQEIKLAKSPEEAARIGRTRQKEFPELVRTDWETKKIDVMYRAIKCKFATYPSLTNMLLSTAGSVLVEASPHDLFWGGGREGEGLNYLGRLLMQLRSEILGTFPASVKAEDAA, from the exons atgccgccgcctcctccgccgccgcacctccgcGGCGTCGCGCCAGCTCCGGTagccgccgctccctccttcctccgcctccccgtCCACACGCGCCTCCGCGTCCCCGCCCCACGtgcagccgccgcctcccccgtgcCCGCCTCTCACTCCCCCCACGAGCACGATGCCGACCTCCTCAGCCGGGCCGCCGACGTGGCCGACCGCTCCGCGGGGCTCACATCCCCGCACCCCAACTTCGGGTGCGTCATCGCGCGGCCCCAGCGTGAGAATGACAGCGCCGAGTCCTTCGTGGTCGGCGAAGGGTTCCTCTACGCGCaggggacgccctgcgccgagCTCCTCGCTGCACAGGAGGCCggcgagcacgcgcgcggcgccaCAGCGTACCTCAACCTCGAGCCCGGGGATTGCTACGGGGATAGCACCGCCATTGGATCCCTCGTCCAG GCAGGAATTGCAAGAGTTGTGGTGGGTCTGAGACATCCCTTGAAGCACTTGAGAGGGAAGGCAATTCAAGCATTACGAAGTGAAGGCATTCAAGTTGATGTTGTGGGGGAGGATCTGCAGACTAAGCCGTTCGAG GGAGCTCTGAAGTCATGCCTCACTGTAAATGCTCCATTACTTTACAGAGCTGCATTTAATGTCCCTTTCTCTGTTCTGAAGTATGCTATGACAGCAGATG GAAAAATAGCGGCAAGTAGTGGACATGCTTCTTGGGTAAGTGGTAAAGCATCCCGAGGGCGTGTATTTGAGTTACGCGGTAGAAGCGATGCTGTTATTGTTGGCGGAAATACAGTGCGCTTTGACG ATCCTCGGTTAACTGCAAGGCATGTTAAGGGGCATGTTCCAGTGCGCATAGTGATGTCACAGTCTCTCAACCTTCCTGAGGAAGCAAATTTATGGAATGTTAACGAAGCCTATACAATTGTCGCAACTCAAAGAGGGGCTCGGAGAGATTTCCAAAAGAAGCTTGCTATGAAAGGTGTTGAAGTAGTAGAGTTCGACATGCTGAATCCAAGAGATGTTATGTCATATTGCTATGATCGTGGTTATCTTTCTGTATTATGGGAATGTGGTGGGACCTTAGCAGCTTCTGCTATATCCGCAAGTGTTATTCATAAG GTCTGTGCATTCGTGGCCCCAAAAATAGTTGGGGGAGTAAATGCACCAACACCAGTTGGTGAATTAGGGATGAGTCAAATGACCCAGGCCATTAGTTTTATTGATGTAACGTATGAGCAG ATTGACAGGGACATGCTCATAAGTGGATTCATCCAACCCATTCCTGACCTTTCGCCAGTTATACCATCAGTGGATAAAATACCTTCCATTGATCCAGAAGTATCTCCATATGAAACAGATATTATTTCCTTTTACAAGACTTGGGATACTTTTGGGGCTTTCTCAAACTTTTCTTCCCATCCAATTCACATGCCTGATGATAATGGAGATTATTTCACATGGCCAACAGTGGAACACTATTACCAG GCTCATAAATTTGTTGGAGTTGACAATCCTCAAGCAAGAACCATTATCCAAGAAATAAAGCTAGCAAAGAGTCCTGAAGAGGCTGCTAGAATAGGAAGGACCCGGCAAAAAGAGTTCCCAGAACTG GTACGAACAGATTGGGAGACTAAAAAAATCGATGTGATGTACAGAGCTATCAAATGCAAGTTTGCAACCTACCCTAGTCTGACTAATATGTTGCTTTCAACGGCGGGCTCAGTTCTTGTCGAGGCATCGCCCCATGATTTATTTTGGGGCGGTGGGCGCGAGGGTGAAGGTTTGAATTACTTGGGTAGATTGCTGATGCAGCTGAGATCAGAGATTCTGGGGACGTTTCCAGCAAGTGTCAAGGCGGAAGATGCAGCTTGA
- the LOC117833011 gene encoding aspartic proteinase 36, giving the protein MAPSPRASSFFSGVLLLFLLSVALAPVPAAATGVFRVRRKFPRHAGGAGEAAEEHLAALRRHDGRRHGRLLGAVDLPLGGVGLPTETGLYFTRIEIGAPPKGYYVQVDTGSDILWVNCIRCDGCPTRSGLGIELTQYDPAGSGSTVGCNQEFCVANNDGVRPTCSSESPCQFRITYGDGSSTTGFFVNDLLQYDKVSGDGQTTPSNASITFGCGAQLGGDLGSSSQALDGILGFGQSNSSMLSQLAAAGKVQKIFAHCLDTVHGGGIFAIGNVVQPKVKTTPLVPGMPHYNVNLKGIAVGGATLQLPTNTFDSGRNKGTIIDSGTTLAYLPEAVYKTLMSAVFDKYQDMTIRTYQDFLCFKFSGSVDDGFPIITFSFEEDLTLNVYPHDYLFQNGNDFYCVGFLNGGLQTKDGKDMVLLGDLVLSNKLVVYDLENQVIGWTDYNCSSSIKIKDDMTGFTYTVDAHNLSSGWRFQWHNSLVLLLVTTIWSYLMF; this is encoded by the exons ATGGCGCCGTCGCCCCGCGCCTCCAGCTTCTTCTCCGGcgtgctcctcctcttcttgctgtcGGTGGCGCTCGCGCCGGTCCccgcggccgccaccggcgTCTTCCGGGTGCGCCGCAAGTTCCCGCGCCACGCAGGCGGcgcaggggaggcggcggaggagcaccTCGCGGCGCTGCGGCGccacgacggccgccgccacggccggctCCTCGGCGCCGTCGACCTGCCcctcggcggcgtcggcctCCCCACCGAGACCGG CCTGTACTTCACGCGGATTGAGATCGGAGCGCCGCCCAAAGGCTACTACGTGCAGGTGGACACCGGCAGCGACATCCTCTGGGTCAACTGCATCCGCTGCGACGGCTGCCCCACCAGGAGCGGCCTCGGG ATAGAGCTGACGCAATACGACCCGGCGGGGAGCGGGAGCACGGTGGGGTGCAACCAGGAGTTCTGCGTCGCCAACAACGACGGCGTGCGGCCCACGTGCTCGTCGGAGTCGCCGTGCCAGTTCAGGATCACCTACGGGGACGGGAGCTCCACCACCGGGTTTTTCGTCAACGACCTCCTGCAGTACGACAAGGTGTCCGGCGACGGCCAGACCACACCGTCCAATGCCAGCATCACATTTGG GTGCGGTGCTCAGCTGGGTGGTGATTTGGGGTCCTCGAGCCAGGCCCTTGATGGGATTCTCGGGTTTGGCCAGTCGAATTCGTCGATGCTATcgcagctggctgctgctggaAAAGTGCAGAAGATCTTTGCCCATTGCTTGGACACTGTGCATGGCGGTGGGATCTTCGCAATTGGGAATGTGGTACAGCCCAAAGTGAAGACGACGCCGTTGGTGCCGGGCAT GCCACACTACAATGTCAACCTGAAAGGAATTGCTGTTGGTGGTGCTACACTTCAGCTTCCAACAAATACTTTCGATTCAGGTAGAAATAAAGGCACTATCATTGACAGCGGGACAACATTGGCGTACCTCCCGGAGGCAGTTTATAAGACACTGATGTCTGCG GTTTTTGACAAGTACCAAGATATGACCATCCGTACTTATCAAGACTTCCTCTGTTTTAAGTTTTCTGGAAG TGTGGATGATGGATTTCCCATAATCACCTTTAGTTTTGAGGAAGACCTTACATTGAATGTTTACCCACATGATTACCTTTTCCAAAATGGG AATGATTTCTACTGTGTAGGGTTCCTGAACGGTGGATTACAAACCAAGGATGGGAAAGATATGGTTCTCTTGGGAG ACCTGGTCCTCTCAAATAAACTAGTGGTTTATGACTTGGAAAATCAAGTTATTGGATGGACAGACTACAACT GTTCCTCGAGCATAAAAATTAAGGATGACATGACTGGCTTTACGTACACTGTTGACGCACATAATCTCTCTTCTGGATGGAGATTCCAATGGCACAATTCCTTGGTTCTGTTGTTAGTAACAACAATCTGGTCCTATTTAATGTTCTGA
- the LOC117851260 gene encoding riboflavin biosynthesis protein PYRR, chloroplastic isoform X2 produces the protein MPPPPPPPHLRGVAPAPVAAAPSFLRLPVHTRLRVPAPRAAAASPVPASHSPHEHDADLLSRAADVADRSAGLTSPHPNFGCVIARPQRENDSAESFVVGEGFLYAQGTPCAELLAAQEAGEHARGATAYLNLEPGDCYGDSTAIGSLVQAGIARVVVGLRHPLKHLRGKAIQALRSEGIQVDVVGEDLQTKPFEGALKSCLTVNAPLLYRAAFNVPFSVLKYAMTADGKIAASSGHASWVSGKASRGRVFELRGRSDAVIVGGNTVRFDDPRLTARHVKGHVPVRIVMSQSLNLPEEANLWNVNEAYTIVATQRGARRDFQKKLAMKGVEVVEFDMLNPRDVMSYCYDRGYLSVLWECGGTLAASAISASVIHKVCAFVAPKIVGGVNAPTPVGELGMSQMTQAISFIDVTYEQIDRDMLISGFIQPIPDLSPVIPSVDKIPSIDPEVSPYETDIISFYKTWDTFGAFSNFSSHPIHMPDDNGDYFTWPTVEHYYQAHKFVGVDNPQARTIIQEIKLAKSPEEAARIGRTRQKEFPELGLAVGHITLWLQLPLLFRYLKGTNRLGD, from the exons atgccgccgcctcctccgccgccgcacctccgcGGCGTCGCGCCAGCTCCGGTagccgccgctccctccttcctccgcctccccgtCCACACGCGCCTCCGCGTCCCCGCCCCACGtgcagccgccgcctcccccgtgcCCGCCTCTCACTCCCCCCACGAGCACGATGCCGACCTCCTCAGCCGGGCCGCCGACGTGGCCGACCGCTCCGCGGGGCTCACATCCCCGCACCCCAACTTCGGGTGCGTCATCGCGCGGCCCCAGCGTGAGAATGACAGCGCCGAGTCCTTCGTGGTCGGCGAAGGGTTCCTCTACGCGCaggggacgccctgcgccgagCTCCTCGCTGCACAGGAGGCCggcgagcacgcgcgcggcgccaCAGCGTACCTCAACCTCGAGCCCGGGGATTGCTACGGGGATAGCACCGCCATTGGATCCCTCGTCCAG GCAGGAATTGCAAGAGTTGTGGTGGGTCTGAGACATCCCTTGAAGCACTTGAGAGGGAAGGCAATTCAAGCATTACGAAGTGAAGGCATTCAAGTTGATGTTGTGGGGGAGGATCTGCAGACTAAGCCGTTCGAG GGAGCTCTGAAGTCATGCCTCACTGTAAATGCTCCATTACTTTACAGAGCTGCATTTAATGTCCCTTTCTCTGTTCTGAAGTATGCTATGACAGCAGATG GAAAAATAGCGGCAAGTAGTGGACATGCTTCTTGGGTAAGTGGTAAAGCATCCCGAGGGCGTGTATTTGAGTTACGCGGTAGAAGCGATGCTGTTATTGTTGGCGGAAATACAGTGCGCTTTGACG ATCCTCGGTTAACTGCAAGGCATGTTAAGGGGCATGTTCCAGTGCGCATAGTGATGTCACAGTCTCTCAACCTTCCTGAGGAAGCAAATTTATGGAATGTTAACGAAGCCTATACAATTGTCGCAACTCAAAGAGGGGCTCGGAGAGATTTCCAAAAGAAGCTTGCTATGAAAGGTGTTGAAGTAGTAGAGTTCGACATGCTGAATCCAAGAGATGTTATGTCATATTGCTATGATCGTGGTTATCTTTCTGTATTATGGGAATGTGGTGGGACCTTAGCAGCTTCTGCTATATCCGCAAGTGTTATTCATAAG GTCTGTGCATTCGTGGCCCCAAAAATAGTTGGGGGAGTAAATGCACCAACACCAGTTGGTGAATTAGGGATGAGTCAAATGACCCAGGCCATTAGTTTTATTGATGTAACGTATGAGCAG ATTGACAGGGACATGCTCATAAGTGGATTCATCCAACCCATTCCTGACCTTTCGCCAGTTATACCATCAGTGGATAAAATACCTTCCATTGATCCAGAAGTATCTCCATATGAAACAGATATTATTTCCTTTTACAAGACTTGGGATACTTTTGGGGCTTTCTCAAACTTTTCTTCCCATCCAATTCACATGCCTGATGATAATGGAGATTATTTCACATGGCCAACAGTGGAACACTATTACCAG GCTCATAAATTTGTTGGAGTTGACAATCCTCAAGCAAGAACCATTATCCAAGAAATAAAGCTAGCAAAGAGTCCTGAAGAGGCTGCTAGAATAGGAAGGACCCGGCAAAAAGAGTTCCCAGAACTG GGATTAGCTGTAGGGCATATAACTCTATGGCTGCAATTACCTTTGCTTTTCAGGTACCTGAAAG GTACGAACAGATTGGGAGACTAA